One Sulfolobus sp. S-194 DNA segment encodes these proteins:
- a CDS encoding DNA-directed RNA polymerase subunit L: MEIKILRSGENYLELQIDGEEHTIGNLLKGYLLKVQGVKFASYSKPHPLIDSIILKIMTDGSISPKEALVKAIELAEEDTNKFIEEVKSIEKG, encoded by the coding sequence GTGGAAATTAAGATATTACGTTCAGGAGAAAATTATCTAGAATTACAAATAGATGGAGAGGAACATACTATAGGAAACTTACTAAAAGGTTACCTATTAAAGGTTCAAGGAGTAAAATTTGCTTCATACTCTAAGCCACATCCATTAATTGATAGCATAATACTAAAAATAATGACTGACGGTAGTATTTCTCCAAAAGAAGCTCTTGTTAAAGCAATAGAGCTTGCTGAAGAAGACACAAACAAGTTTATTGAAGAAGTGAAAAGTATTGAAAAAGGGTAG
- a CDS encoding lysylphosphatidylglycerol synthase domain-containing protein: MDKKLVLSATIPIVVILVYSMIFHINIISAIIEINRVFVLLFFLSYLGQILIVSYRDSLITNLDYYTTFKARLLGNAVSLIIPGAAGPDLSRAVSYVHKNVKLDKAFTLAIYESFYDVNVGAVLFLLLFWIKLTPLESILILVSLANILGWSSGLGYAYFTSGKLNKIEQKLFNFKIFKPLTESYLNLKDVLREQLKNKKTVAYSVFLTALGYFIQSLPFYILFKNFLFDYLVNQTYLIATLVPIPSAAGIAELALSAILPPVYVIQIRILELVSYSFGFVYIKEIKLEVLKKEVKEIWKTS, from the coding sequence GTGGATAAAAAATTAGTACTCTCAGCGACTATACCAATAGTAGTTATACTAGTATATTCTATGATTTTTCATATAAATATAATAAGTGCGATAATTGAGATTAATCGTGTTTTTGTATTGCTTTTTTTTCTTTCTTATCTAGGCCAAATTCTGATAGTTTCTTATAGGGATTCATTAATAACTAATTTAGATTATTACACGACATTTAAAGCTAGATTACTTGGAAATGCCGTAAGCCTCATAATACCTGGAGCTGCTGGACCAGACTTAAGTAGAGCCGTAAGTTACGTACATAAAAATGTGAAATTAGATAAAGCGTTCACTTTAGCGATTTATGAATCTTTTTATGATGTAAATGTAGGTGCGGTTCTATTCTTATTACTTTTCTGGATTAAATTAACCCCACTAGAGAGTATTCTTATATTGGTAAGCTTAGCAAATATTCTTGGCTGGAGTAGTGGTCTAGGATACGCTTATTTCACTTCAGGCAAACTAAATAAAATAGAGCAAAAACTATTTAATTTTAAGATTTTTAAACCTTTAACTGAAAGTTACTTAAACCTAAAAGATGTATTAAGAGAACAACTCAAAAATAAGAAAACTGTTGCTTATTCTGTTTTTTTGACTGCACTAGGTTATTTTATTCAGTCTTTACCATTTTATATTTTATTTAAGAATTTTCTTTTTGATTACCTAGTCAATCAGACATATTTAATAGCAACTCTAGTACCTATACCATCTGCAGCAGGAATAGCAGAGCTCGCTCTTTCTGCAATATTACCACCCGTTTATGTTATTCAAATTAGGATTCTTGAATTAGTTTCATATTCCTTTGGTTTTGTTTATATAAAAGAAATTAAACTTGAAGTTTTGAAAAAAGAAGTGAAAGAAATATGGAAAACTTCTTAA
- a CDS encoding 50S ribosomal protein L16, which produces MPLRPGRCYRHFSGPAYTRKEYIPGVPMPKITKFTMGNVNGNYDYELRLVALEKGQIRHNALEAARVLALKQLTNKTGSDQNFALIVLKYPHHVLRENKMMAFAGADRLQDGMRLSFGKPIGTAARIERLGDIIMIAKVKKEHLEIAKKAFEAASSKIPLKTRIDIVPIPTEAVAQ; this is translated from the coding sequence ATGCCACTTAGACCAGGTAGATGCTACCGCCACTTTTCCGGACCAGCATATACAAGAAAAGAATATATACCAGGCGTACCAATGCCCAAAATAACAAAATTTACTATGGGTAATGTTAATGGAAATTATGATTATGAACTTAGGCTAGTTGCTTTAGAAAAAGGTCAAATAAGACATAATGCGTTGGAAGCAGCACGTGTACTTGCATTAAAACAACTAACTAACAAAACTGGATCTGACCAGAATTTTGCCCTAATAGTTTTAAAGTATCCCCATCATGTGCTAAGAGAGAATAAAATGATGGCGTTTGCTGGAGCTGATAGATTGCAAGATGGAATGAGATTGTCTTTTGGTAAACCGATAGGAACAGCTGCAAGAATTGAGAGATTAGGAGATATAATAATGATTGCAAAAGTAAAGAAAGAACATTTGGAAATAGCCAAGAAAGCATTTGAAGCTGCATCTTCTAAAATTCCATTAAAAACTAGAATAGATATCGTTCCTATTCCTACAGAGGCAGTTGCACAGTGA
- a CDS encoding chorismate mutase, translated as MSAEIDELRKEIESIDRQILELLSRRLKISAKIGEIKSRIGKDVTDEKREQKVREYWYNYARNLGIPDSMVESILPILFSYSKMVQINPGKKKNITVIGYGGMARSLISLFSLVGHNVVVTGRNKEKAERLASEFRVVYMDLDSALNWGEYIILALSPSSFDYIIRISPKFTNKVVMDIFSSKNEIFKELEKLSEIYSFSYISTHPLFGPITYPVGERIVIIPSKTSKNIDEIVNFWRECGLNTTISTVEEHEKAMAIVQVLAHFYILGLHRSIDTLKKELGIENLHNFYTTNFKELNKIIEKISNILPVILEIQKSNPYAYKVRDIGVNELQKIKEELGG; from the coding sequence ATGAGTGCTGAAATTGATGAATTACGAAAAGAAATAGAATCTATAGATAGGCAAATATTGGAATTATTATCGAGAAGATTAAAAATTTCTGCTAAAATAGGGGAGATTAAGAGCAGAATAGGTAAAGATGTTACAGATGAGAAAAGAGAGCAGAAAGTAAGAGAGTATTGGTATAATTACGCTAGAAATTTAGGAATTCCAGATTCTATGGTAGAGAGTATCTTACCTATTTTATTTTCTTATTCAAAGATGGTTCAAATAAATCCTGGAAAAAAGAAAAACATTACAGTTATTGGATATGGCGGAATGGCAAGATCATTAATTTCTTTATTCTCATTGGTCGGTCATAACGTGGTTGTAACTGGTAGAAACAAAGAGAAAGCTGAAAGATTGGCTTCTGAGTTTAGAGTAGTTTATATGGACTTAGATTCTGCCTTAAATTGGGGAGAGTACATAATATTGGCTCTTTCTCCTTCCTCTTTTGATTACATTATAAGAATTTCACCTAAATTCACAAATAAAGTAGTAATGGATATTTTTTCTTCAAAAAATGAGATTTTTAAGGAATTAGAAAAATTATCTGAAATTTATTCTTTCAGTTACATTTCAACTCATCCACTATTTGGTCCTATAACTTATCCAGTAGGAGAACGAATAGTGATTATTCCTTCAAAAACGTCCAAAAATATCGATGAAATAGTAAACTTCTGGAGAGAGTGCGGACTAAATACTACTATTTCCACAGTTGAAGAACATGAGAAAGCCATGGCTATAGTACAAGTTTTAGCTCATTTTTACATTTTAGGCTTGCATAGAAGTATAGATACATTAAAAAAAGAGTTAGGTATAGAAAATCTCCATAATTTTTATACCACCAATTTTAAAGAATTAAATAAAATTATAGAAAAAATAAGCAATATTCTTCCAGTAATTTTGGAAATACAAAAATCAAACCCTTATGCTTATAAAGTTAGAGATATAGGAGTAAACGAATTACAAAAAATAAAAGAAGAATTGGGTGGTTAA
- a CDS encoding KEOPS complex subunit Pcc1, translating to MNITVEITYNTNYAKEISNSINVDNIDIPKGMNINISYEENKIIIKISMEITEPRNVLTLRNTVDEILQHISAIEKTLTKLSP from the coding sequence TTGAATATAACGGTTGAGATAACTTATAATACAAATTATGCTAAAGAAATATCAAATAGTATAAATGTTGATAACATAGATATTCCAAAGGGTATGAACATAAATATCTCATACGAAGAAAATAAGATAATTATAAAAATATCCATGGAAATAACGGAACCAAGAAACGTATTGACACTTAGAAACACCGTAGATGAAATATTGCAACATATTTCTGCTATAGAGAAAACATTAACGAAGTTATCCCCCTAA
- a CDS encoding transcription factor S: MKFCPKCGSIMVPKKDNGKTVYKCPKCGYEEESTSSGSMKIKTVVKHSIKEKTLVVDGDAPPAGAQITKGVTCPACGNDEAYFWILQTRRADEPPTRFYKCTKCGKVWREYE, translated from the coding sequence ATGAAATTCTGTCCAAAATGCGGTTCAATAATGGTTCCTAAGAAAGATAACGGAAAAACAGTATATAAATGTCCAAAATGCGGTTATGAAGAGGAAAGTACTTCATCTGGATCAATGAAAATTAAAACAGTAGTAAAACACTCGATAAAAGAAAAAACTTTAGTAGTAGATGGAGATGCTCCACCAGCTGGAGCGCAAATAACTAAAGGAGTTACTTGCCCAGCTTGTGGAAACGATGAAGCTTACTTTTGGATACTACAAACCAGAAGAGCAGATGAACCACCAACAAGATTCTATAAATGTACAAAATGTGGCAAAGTCTGGAGAGAATATGAGTAA
- a CDS encoding single-stranded DNA exonuclease gives MENFLKEPNKEELRELTSKILTKEWACIKASFKPEDLIFSFLIFKYGKVNAISFSSDNCEIQLITNNSGKFISIEGKQYYLGLNSFVSIFPLSIDDILPIISGITVSTIIERRNYSDFETEILNDLIKLGVVLEENLKIPNYKSLPLFFSLMLSFDPYIPDITGNRENSIKMLKEINIQETDKLEDIDETKLNSLIYKIISSELKINPKFSREQIITKRAYYLEYDSLELAFALIYFLDLKGNGDLFQFVISPNYAETLIYKFREELSKGFYIKDVSETASYYIVESNLKSPTLIQLILLQNGKIKRNKPVAIKNDEGVFTSRLQVPSLKEGLVKIEYNG, from the coding sequence ATGGAAAACTTCTTAAAGGAACCTAATAAAGAAGAGCTAAGGGAACTGACTTCAAAGATATTAACTAAAGAATGGGCATGTATTAAAGCGTCTTTTAAACCAGAAGATCTAATATTTTCCTTTCTTATATTCAAATACGGAAAAGTTAACGCTATATCATTTTCTTCTGACAATTGCGAAATACAGCTTATTACGAACAATAGTGGTAAATTTATTAGCATTGAGGGAAAGCAGTATTATCTAGGGTTAAATTCCTTTGTTTCAATTTTTCCTCTATCAATAGATGATATATTGCCTATTATATCTGGAATTACAGTTTCTACAATTATTGAAAGAAGGAATTACTCGGACTTTGAGACAGAGATACTTAATGACCTTATAAAATTAGGAGTTGTACTAGAAGAAAATCTAAAAATACCTAATTATAAATCTTTACCATTATTTTTTTCCCTAATGTTATCCTTTGATCCATATATACCAGATATTACTGGAAATAGAGAAAATTCAATAAAAATGCTTAAGGAAATAAACATACAGGAGACAGATAAACTAGAAGACATAGATGAAACTAAATTAAATTCGCTTATTTATAAGATAATCTCTAGTGAACTAAAAATAAACCCAAAGTTTAGCAGAGAACAAATAATAACAAAAAGGGCCTATTACCTAGAATATGATTCACTTGAACTAGCATTTGCACTCATATACTTTCTTGATCTAAAAGGTAATGGAGATCTATTTCAATTTGTTATCTCTCCAAATTATGCTGAGACGCTAATATATAAATTCAGAGAGGAGTTAAGCAAAGGATTTTACATAAAAGACGTAAGTGAAACAGCTAGCTATTATATAGTAGAGAGCAACCTCAAATCACCTACACTTATACAGCTTATCCTTCTTCAAAATGGAAAAATAAAGAGAAATAAACCAGTAGCTATAAAAAATGACGAAGGAGTTTTTACAAGTAGATTACAAGTTCCAAGTTTAAAGGAGGGATTGGTTAAAATTGAATATAACGGTTGA
- the aroF gene encoding 3-deoxy-7-phosphoheptulonate synthase: protein MIFILREKADYSTLREKLQDSSASYKFLDLYSKKIVIAWPDEYVSNIVDPSIEVAVKPKKPYQLVSNEWKKEPTKVKVKDAEIGDNKLIIAAGPCAVENEEQVLTVAKAIKRAGASILRGGAYKPRTSPYSFQGLGEEGLKILKKASEETGLPIVSEIMDTRDIGIFKKYVDMVQIGARNAQNFDLLKEVGKAGLPVLLKRGMANTVEEWLLTAEYILLEGNGKVVLCERGIRTFEKATRFTIDIGGMVAAKLQTHLPVCADPSHPAGKRELVHSLALAAVAAGADMLLIEVHPHPEKALSDSEQQLTPESFEVLMNRIKALANAIGRTV, encoded by the coding sequence ATGATTTTCATATTGAGAGAAAAAGCAGATTATTCTACATTAAGAGAAAAGTTACAAGATTCATCTGCATCTTATAAATTTCTAGATCTTTACAGTAAAAAAATTGTAATAGCATGGCCAGATGAATATGTATCAAATATTGTAGACCCAAGTATTGAAGTAGCAGTAAAACCTAAAAAACCTTATCAATTGGTGAGTAATGAATGGAAAAAAGAACCTACAAAAGTTAAAGTGAAAGATGCTGAAATTGGAGATAATAAATTAATAATAGCTGCCGGACCTTGTGCCGTTGAAAACGAGGAACAAGTTTTGACAGTTGCTAAAGCAATAAAGAGGGCTGGAGCATCGATTTTAAGGGGAGGTGCATATAAACCTAGGACGAGTCCTTACTCTTTTCAAGGTTTAGGAGAAGAAGGTTTAAAGATATTGAAAAAAGCATCAGAAGAAACTGGTTTACCCATAGTTTCTGAAATTATGGATACTAGAGACATAGGAATTTTCAAAAAATATGTAGATATGGTGCAAATAGGAGCAAGAAATGCACAGAATTTTGACTTACTAAAAGAGGTTGGAAAAGCCGGTTTACCAGTACTACTAAAAAGAGGGATGGCCAACACTGTTGAAGAATGGTTGCTTACAGCTGAATATATATTGTTAGAAGGAAATGGAAAAGTGGTTTTATGTGAAAGAGGTATAAGGACTTTTGAAAAAGCTACTAGATTTACAATAGATATAGGAGGGATGGTAGCTGCTAAATTACAAACTCATTTGCCCGTTTGTGCTGATCCTAGCCATCCAGCAGGTAAAAGAGAACTAGTTCATTCATTAGCTTTAGCTGCAGTAGCTGCTGGTGCAGATATGTTACTTATTGAAGTTCATCCTCATCCCGAAAAAGCATTAAGCGATTCAGAACAACAATTAACTCCAGAGTCCTTTGAAGTATTGATGAATAGAATTAAGGCATTAGCTAATGCTATAGGTAGAACTGTATGA
- a CDS encoding HesA/MoeB/ThiF family protein translates to MERYSRQLLVLGLELQQKLKELKVTVVGCGALGSTLVELLTRLGIGYIKVIDADVVELSNLHRTLLFTEKDVGKPKALVCKERAKEINNEVEIEAITDIIDETNVEELIMDSHYVFDALDNLYFRLLLNDACVKHSIPLIYGGVMGEYSSVKLILPYKNACLSCFLNYEGEEENVCETIGTLDTIVTTTASLQVQLMLNHLRGEEDNNLYYLDFRNMRFDKIKIERNEKCQACSLHEFRFLNTKEKKPTCGIIKVKKEGLNNGFFIEKNKDGIIICYDDKCFKKVSR, encoded by the coding sequence ATGGAAAGATATTCAAGGCAGTTATTAGTATTAGGTCTTGAATTACAACAGAAATTAAAAGAATTGAAAGTTACAGTTGTAGGTTGTGGAGCACTGGGATCTACTTTAGTAGAACTATTAACTAGATTAGGAATTGGATATATAAAAGTTATAGATGCTGACGTAGTAGAACTTAGTAATCTGCATAGAACTCTTTTATTTACGGAAAAAGATGTTGGAAAACCAAAGGCATTGGTTTGTAAAGAGAGAGCTAAAGAAATTAATAACGAAGTAGAAATAGAAGCTATAACTGATATAATAGACGAAACAAATGTAGAAGAGTTAATTATGGACTCACATTATGTATTCGATGCTCTAGATAACTTATATTTTAGGTTACTCTTAAATGATGCATGTGTAAAGCATTCTATACCGTTAATATATGGGGGTGTTATGGGAGAATATTCTTCTGTAAAACTTATTTTACCATATAAAAATGCATGTTTATCTTGTTTCTTAAATTATGAAGGAGAAGAAGAGAATGTTTGTGAAACTATAGGTACTTTAGATACGATTGTAACTACAACAGCTAGTTTACAAGTTCAACTTATGTTAAATCATTTAAGAGGTGAAGAGGATAACAACTTATATTATTTGGATTTTAGAAATATGAGATTTGATAAGATTAAAATAGAAAGAAATGAAAAGTGTCAAGCTTGCAGTTTGCATGAATTTAGATTTTTGAATACCAAAGAAAAGAAACCTACATGTGGAATAATTAAAGTTAAAAAAGAAGGTCTAAATAATGGCTTCTTCATAGAGAAAAATAAAGATGGAATTATTATTTGCTACGACGATAAATGTTTTAAGAAAGTATCTAGATAA
- a CDS encoding exosome complex RNA-binding protein Csl4, whose protein sequence is MKKQGELLLPGDELSVIEEFMAGEGTYEYEGRVYASVVGKAFYDMINRKTNSISFKKPGLLSIKKAKYVLGIVNGMKEDSALLSIYSIEDKIISVPITAYIHISQISNKYLNSITEALKIGDVVRAKPLNFSIPLPLTIKQKDLGVVFAKCSICGTKMIKKDEEHLRCPNCGNIETRKLALITVKKGGN, encoded by the coding sequence ATGAAAAAACAAGGAGAATTACTACTACCAGGAGATGAATTAAGTGTTATCGAGGAGTTCATGGCTGGTGAGGGAACTTATGAATATGAAGGAAGAGTTTATGCTAGTGTAGTTGGTAAAGCTTTTTATGACATGATAAATAGAAAAACTAATTCTATAAGTTTTAAAAAGCCAGGATTATTATCTATAAAGAAAGCAAAATATGTCTTAGGAATAGTTAATGGAATGAAAGAGGATTCTGCGTTATTAAGTATTTATTCTATAGAAGACAAAATTATAAGCGTACCTATTACAGCATATATTCACATTTCTCAAATTAGTAATAAATATCTTAATAGTATTACTGAAGCACTAAAAATAGGAGATGTTGTAAGAGCAAAACCATTAAATTTCAGCATACCTCTTCCTTTAACAATAAAACAGAAGGATTTAGGCGTAGTTTTTGCTAAATGCTCTATTTGCGGTACAAAAATGATTAAAAAAGACGAAGAACATTTAAGGTGTCCAAACTGTGGTAATATAGAGACAAGAAAATTAGCATTAATTACGGTGAAGAAAGGTGGAAATTAA
- a CDS encoding transketolase family protein, giving the protein MMQRSTLPMRDTFGRLLAELGENNKDIIVITADVGNSTRAMYFREKFPDRYFNVGISEQDMINFAAGLSVTGFKPIVVGFAMFIMRAWEQIRNSIVRMNLDVKIMVTHSGYSDSGDGSSHQALEDIALMRVLPNMKVIVPADSEDVKRSLPVVINELRGPLYYRMGRDYTPVITEGLDYDFKLGKAYVLRDGEDLAIMGAGVVLADALKAAEELEKMGISAAVINLMSIKPIDEDLIEYYARKTGRIITIEEHSIYGGIGSSVAEVVVKKYPVPMRFIGAITFGRSARSERDLLDFYGINYKSILNAAMELVK; this is encoded by the coding sequence ATGATGCAAAGAAGTACCTTACCAATGCGTGATACTTTTGGTAGGTTATTAGCTGAATTGGGAGAGAACAATAAAGATATAATAGTGATTACTGCAGATGTTGGAAACTCTACTAGAGCTATGTACTTTAGGGAGAAATTCCCAGACAGATATTTTAATGTAGGTATTTCTGAGCAAGACATGATTAATTTCGCCGCAGGCTTATCAGTTACTGGTTTTAAACCGATAGTAGTCGGATTTGCAATGTTTATAATGAGAGCATGGGAGCAAATAAGAAACTCTATTGTTAGGATGAATTTAGATGTAAAGATAATGGTTACTCATTCTGGATATAGCGATAGTGGTGACGGTTCTAGTCATCAAGCATTAGAAGATATAGCTTTAATGAGGGTGTTACCAAATATGAAAGTAATTGTTCCAGCTGATTCGGAGGATGTAAAAAGGTCTTTACCAGTAGTAATTAATGAACTTCGAGGTCCATTATATTATAGAATGGGAAGAGATTATACGCCAGTAATTACAGAAGGATTAGATTATGACTTTAAATTGGGCAAAGCTTACGTATTGAGAGATGGGGAAGATTTAGCAATTATGGGCGCTGGAGTTGTTCTAGCTGATGCCTTAAAAGCTGCTGAGGAGTTGGAAAAAATGGGCATAAGTGCTGCCGTTATAAATCTAATGAGTATAAAGCCCATTGATGAGGATTTGATAGAATATTATGCCAGAAAAACTGGTAGAATAATTACAATAGAAGAGCATTCTATATATGGTGGTATAGGTTCTAGTGTAGCTGAGGTTGTAGTAAAGAAGTATCCAGTACCAATGAGATTCATTGGTGCTATTACGTTTGGAAGATCTGCTAGGAGTGAGAGAGATTTACTTGATTTCTATGGTATAAATTATAAGTCTATCTTAAATGCGGCTATGGAATTAGTGAAGTGA
- a CDS encoding transketolase, translating into MEGGRRDGTPISIEELNKLKNIAEKARRNVIKMLFYDQTIHVGSSLSSIEILTTLLFRYIREGKDPINKDWLILSKGHAAPALYAILVEKGYINEDELWKIQDISGLLQGHPEIHIPGIDMSTGSLGQGLSFGIGVAQGIKMRGGNGRVFVIMGDGEQDEGEVWEAMTHAVTRKIDNIVAFIEMNGFQLDAATSEVKPKDFLPDVWKAVGWKTLSCDGHDFISLINTIEEALKAKAPVVIFAKTRRGMGFKAIENTEKQRASPDDAKKYLTNA; encoded by the coding sequence ATGGAAGGAGGGAGACGTGATGGAACTCCAATATCAATAGAGGAACTAAATAAGTTAAAGAATATAGCTGAAAAGGCAAGAAGAAATGTAATAAAAATGCTATTTTATGATCAAACAATACATGTGGGATCGTCCCTAAGTAGCATAGAGATATTAACTACATTATTGTTTAGATATATTAGAGAAGGGAAGGATCCTATAAATAAGGATTGGTTAATATTAAGTAAAGGGCATGCTGCGCCTGCATTATATGCTATTCTAGTAGAAAAAGGATATATTAATGAAGATGAATTATGGAAAATTCAAGATATTTCTGGTCTACTACAAGGACATCCAGAAATTCATATACCTGGTATTGATATGTCTACCGGAAGTTTAGGACAAGGTTTAAGTTTCGGTATAGGTGTTGCCCAAGGAATAAAAATGAGAGGAGGAAATGGAAGAGTATTTGTAATAATGGGAGATGGAGAGCAAGATGAAGGTGAAGTTTGGGAAGCTATGACTCATGCAGTTACCAGAAAAATAGATAATATTGTTGCATTCATAGAAATGAACGGTTTCCAGTTAGATGCTGCAACATCTGAAGTAAAACCAAAAGATTTCTTGCCAGATGTATGGAAGGCTGTTGGCTGGAAAACGTTAAGTTGTGATGGTCATGATTTTATAAGTTTAATAAATACAATCGAGGAAGCATTAAAGGCTAAAGCTCCGGTAGTTATTTTTGCTAAGACAAGAAGAGGTATGGGATTCAAGGCAATAGAAAATACTGAAAAACAGAGGGCGAGTCCAGATGATGCAAAGAAGTACCTTACCAATGCGTGA
- the dph2 gene encoding diphthamide biosynthesis enzyme Dph2 produces MSYNFQEEYIAEEIRKRNAKKVILQFPEGLKYFSILVIEKLKEFLPDVEFVVSSDPNWGACDIAEDEAKNIGADLIIHFGHTPYTWYYPKFPTLFVPVESNLDISDEQINEVINFGKKYEAKTISLTATVQHIKLIRKISIKLSDYFDVKIGRPSSIFMFDGQVLGCDYKAATSVDADLYVNVSGGIFHALGVGLATGKPIVKIDPYTGKVEDLTKEVYKILKIRYAKIMEAIDKRNWAIIQGAMNGQNRPLMVKYFEKKLKEKGYNIYVFLNRVLTKDVLRNLSLSLDVFLVTSCPRLPIDDLYDFEKPVLTPGEAKMIILNNFDKYIFPW; encoded by the coding sequence GTGAGTTATAATTTTCAGGAGGAATATATAGCTGAAGAAATCAGAAAAAGAAATGCAAAAAAAGTTATTCTTCAATTTCCTGAAGGATTAAAGTATTTTTCTATCTTAGTAATAGAAAAATTAAAAGAATTTTTACCTGATGTAGAGTTCGTAGTTTCCTCAGATCCAAATTGGGGAGCTTGTGATATAGCTGAGGATGAAGCTAAAAATATAGGTGCGGATTTAATTATTCATTTTGGTCATACTCCATATACTTGGTATTATCCTAAGTTTCCTACATTATTTGTCCCAGTTGAAAGTAACCTAGATATCAGCGATGAACAAATAAATGAAGTTATAAATTTCGGAAAGAAATACGAGGCAAAAACTATTAGTTTAACAGCCACGGTACAACACATAAAATTAATTAGAAAGATTTCAATAAAACTATCTGATTATTTTGATGTAAAAATAGGGAGACCTTCTTCTATTTTTATGTTTGATGGACAAGTTTTAGGATGTGATTATAAAGCTGCTACTAGCGTAGATGCAGATTTATATGTTAACGTATCTGGTGGAATATTTCACGCCCTTGGAGTGGGGTTAGCTACCGGAAAACCTATAGTAAAAATAGATCCCTATACTGGTAAAGTAGAAGACCTTACTAAGGAAGTTTATAAAATACTAAAAATTAGATATGCAAAAATCATGGAAGCTATAGATAAGAGAAATTGGGCAATTATACAAGGAGCTATGAACGGACAAAACAGACCACTTATGGTTAAATATTTTGAGAAAAAACTTAAAGAAAAAGGATATAATATATACGTTTTTCTCAATAGGGTGTTAACAAAAGATGTGCTTAGGAATTTAAGTCTTTCCCTAGATGTATTTTTAGTAACCTCATGTCCTAGACTCCCAATAGATGATCTATATGATTTTGAAAAACCAGTTTTGACTCCAGGTGAGGCCAAAATGATAATACTTAACAACTTTGATAAATATATATTCCCTTGGTGA